One genomic segment of uncultured Desulfobacter sp. includes these proteins:
- the efp gene encoding elongation factor P yields MYLASDLRKGLKLEIDGDPHVIVGFEFKKPGKGQSLYKCKLKNMITGSQFERTYRSGDKFEKADLEETDMEYLYSDRDGWWFMNSTNYDQIMLTKEQIGENVDLLKENTVCTVLLHNQNPIGVTLPNFVVLRVTATEPWAKGDTATGDTKPATVETGFEVQVPPFVNEDQLIKIDTRTRAYVERASE; encoded by the coding sequence CGGTGATCCCCATGTAATTGTCGGTTTTGAGTTTAAAAAGCCGGGCAAGGGGCAGTCCCTGTATAAGTGCAAACTTAAGAATATGATCACAGGTTCCCAGTTTGAACGTACCTATCGTTCCGGTGACAAATTTGAAAAGGCTGACCTGGAAGAAACGGATATGGAGTACCTCTATTCAGACCGGGATGGCTGGTGGTTTATGAATTCCACCAATTACGATCAGATCATGCTGACTAAGGAACAGATCGGAGAGAACGTGGATCTGCTCAAGGAAAACACCGTGTGTACCGTGCTTCTGCATAACCAGAACCCCATTGGCGTAACACTTCCCAACTTTGTGGTCCTGCGCGTTACTGCCACCGAACCCTGGGCCAAAGGCGATACTGCCACGGGCGACACCAAGCCGGCCACCGTTGAAACCGGGTTTGAAGTCCAGGTGCCTCCTTTTGTGAATGAAGATCAGTTGATTAAAATTGATACCCGGACCCGGGCATACGTTGAGCGTGCCAGCGAATAG